AAATCAGCAAAGAAAAAGATTGCTGGTTGCATGACTGACTTTTCATAAACATTCTTAATATTGCGTATAGATATATATAcagatgtttgggacacagcaatgtcatgtaaatgaaagtagtcatgtttagtattttgttgcatttcatttgcatgcaatgactgcttgaagtctgcaattcatggacatcaccagttgcagggtgtgttctctggtgatgcttgccaggcctgtattgcagccatctttagcatggtgttttggggggctagtccccttcagttttctcttcagcatataaaaggcatgctcaattgggctcagatcgggtaattgacagccattcaagaattgaccatgttttagctttgaaactcctttgttgctttagcagtatgttcgggatcaatgtcttgctgtagtcatttgtttgaacttgagcagataggatgtgcctatacacttcagaattcattatgctattaccatcagcagttgtatcatcaatgaagataagtgagccagtaccttcagctgccatacatgcccaggccataacacccctaccacagtgtttgacagatgaggtggtatgctttggatcttgggcagttccttctctccttcatactttgctcttgccatcactctgatacaagttaatcttcgtctcatgtgtccacaagacctttttccagagctgcggttgctcttttaagtacttcttggcaaatgtaacctacatagtccccccatttcagggcaccataatgtttgggacacatggcttcacaggttgtgtttaaatgcctccttaatgcaggtataagagagctctcagcaaatagtctttcctccagtctttccatcacctttggaaacttttattgctgttcatcaacatgaccaaagttgtgctaatgaaagtcaaagaagccattatgagattgagaaacaagaaggggggatcttatagaaacttacaacattcttaagcggttggacaggctagatgcaggaagattgttcccgatgttggggaagttcagaacaaggggtcacagtttaaggataagggggaaatcttttaggaccgagatgagaaaaacatttttcacacagagagtggtgaatctctggaattctctgccacagaaggaaggtgaggccagttcattggctatatttaagagggagttagatgtggcccttgtggctaaagggatcagggggtatggagagaaggcaggtacaggatactgagttggatgatcatattgaatggcggtgcaggctcgaagagccgaatggcctactcctgcacctattttctatgtttctaagaataaaactgttagccaaaccttaggcttaccaaaatcaactgtttagaacatcattaagaagaatgagagcactggtgagctcactaatcgcaaagggactggcaggccaagaaagCCCTCCACAACTGAAGACAGAAAAATtatttctataataaagaaaaatccccaaacacctatccgacagatcagaaacactcttcaggagtcaggtgtggatttgtcaatgaccactgtccgaagaagacttcatgaacagaaatacagaggccacactgcaagatgcaaaccactggttagccgcaaaaatagaatggccaggttacagtttgccaagaagtactaaaaagagcaactgcagttctggaaaaaaggtcttgtggacagatgagacgaagattaacttatatcagagtgatggcaagagcaaagtatgaaggagagaaggaactgcccaagatccaaaccaggggtcatagcagatgaagtttaatgtggataaatgagaggttatccactttggtatcaaaaacaggaaggcagattactatctaaaaggcgtcaagttgggaaaaaggatctgggggtcctagcttatcagtctatgaaagtaagcatgcaggtacagcaggcaatgaagaaagcaaatggcatattggcctttataacaagaggagttgagtataggagcaaataggtccttctgcagttgtacagagccctagtaaaACCACagctggagttttgtgtgcagttttgatcccctaacatgaggaaggacattctagctattgagggagtgcagcgtaggtttacaaggttaattcccgggatggcgggactgtcaaatgctgagagaatggagaggttgggcttgtacactctggagtttagaaggatgagagggtatcttatttaaacatataagattgttaagggtttggacacgctagaggaaggaaacatgttcccgatgttgggggagtccagaaccaggggtcacaatttaagaataatgggcaagccattttgaacggagacgaggaaacactttttctctgagagttgtgagtctgtggaattctctgcctcggggtgcggtggaggccggttctctgggtactttctaAAGAgagcgatagggctcttaaagatagcggagtcaggggatatggggagaaagcaggaacggggtactgattggggatgatcagccatgatcacaatggcggtgctggctcgaagggccgaatggcctactcctgcacctattgcctactgtctattgtcataccacatcatctgtgaagcacggtggtgggggttttatggcctgggcatgtatggctgctgatgaTACTGGCTCAcacgccagcagcgtgttcgttatttctaccttttttgggTTTTGGTGTGTCTGGTGTTAatttcttgattttttttggtgtgtctagtGTTAGTCTCTTGATaggtcttatgtggggggtggtggggaggggtaagggggaaaccgcgttCGGCCGCCTCCACctcggagaggtgactttttccatgtcgcctccctcgcggcctaacactaggtatgttgcaaagcctacctgaagcgtcactgaaaatctgtcgctgcgggtgtgcgcgattttggcgccgtttagaggggggcgggtttaaaacgcgattttctctaggctgttcaaatcgaagatgttcagcctagttaattattaacgaaaaatcgctggaagaccccgtcgcaaaagctattattagttttaaaggcctcgtataatagttatagtagtttaaaaatcaatctctaaacccgcgaacaacggcagctgtcagggtctcatagagcaaacaactgaaggtatgctgcatatttttacattaaaaagggcttcttaagatccctttatacaaagtttaatattgcgagtagctcattttgggccaattatatcccgcagtatttttctgggcatttgagggcacaaatctaccgcaatgtgaacgttctaaaccagcgcgttcacaggatcccactagaaagctgatttaaaatggactttaatttacagcaattgaacactaaattccttccatttggcctataaatgaatgtaaatgagatttaaaaatcatgttttattgtgaattatttatgaatattatttggacacttaggctatttaaaaatgttaatcatttattaagaaatggatagatgtttagatctagtaattgaagtttgaaattagctacacttgggtaactaactaattatatgctttaatttcaggtcatccaagtaagattattttatatttgtttcagaatggttcaatctacgataactgaaaatttcattcagttctcttaatttttacgaaagttatgggcttttgactgcacacgatcacagcttttttgttatgtccatagaaaatcaatagggaacaagatgctaatttctgagtatgaaaatggccataactttttaaatacttgagatatgaaagtgaattaggtgtcaaattaaacttctttttatgctttatctgatgggataaattacagacttgatttttttaatctcaaaattttgtaacattgctactaacaccatggattggtgcggcctttcccggagtcgggcccggaacatcggctgcaggagcagcatggactttccatcgcggagcgggcaaacccttgccggggtcgccagagaggagtgctccgatcgctggcctggtgactttggcaccgTGGGGACTGTGGTTTGTGGAGCTTTTAGCCACGGGCGTGGAGTGGACTTATCATCcgtagcctgggatcccttgctggggatcgtCGGAAAaccgcggcctataacatcctgaagccatggtttgcggagcttctagccgcgggcaggcctgggatccctcgcagGGCATAAGCTCCGACAGCCGACTtacggcctacaacatcctgaagccgcggactccggtaggaaagtgccgattcgggacctccaagtgtgttccacctcctgtacatcgtgccgtctgtagcggcgactacggagggtccaTGGCACCAACCGCGGGTGAAcaaaggactggctgaactttgttgccttccaccacagtgaagaatgctgtggtggatgtttgtgttaaatttttattgtgtattgtgtgttctttaagtatatcgctgctggcaaattcatttcactgcatgtgatgtgcatgtgacaaataaaattgactttgacatttatcttcattgatgatacaactgctgatggtagttgcataatgaattctgaagtgtatagacacatcctatctgctcaagttcaaacaaatgcctcaaaactcattggccgacagttcattctacagcaagacaatgatcccaaacatactgcgaatgcaacaaaagagtttttcaaagctaaaaatttgtcaattcttgaggccaagtcagtcacccgatctgaacccaattgagcatgccttttataccctgaagagaaaactgaaggggactggcctccaaaacaagcataagctaaagatggctgcaatacaggcctggcagagtctcaccagagaagacacccagcaactggtgatgcccatgaatcgcagacttcaagcagtcattgcatgcaaagaatatgcaacaaaatactaaacatgactacattCATTTACATTATatttctgtgtcccaaacattatggtgccctgacatggggatgggggactatgtataaacactgttgtaatttctacatggtgaaaccacaatagcctttattaaaatctgacaatgtgcactttaaccacatgtgattttttttctattacaaacctcaaattgtggagtacagaggcaaataaataaatgatgggtctctgtcccaaacattatggagggcactctaAGGTTTGATATTACCCCTAAATACATATCAAAGCCGATGGAAATATTTCCAAGATCAAATATTAGCGAAGCCACTTTGCACACAATACCACAAACAAATTGAGATATGTGACATGATATCCCCATGCTTGGTTAATAAGTAATGTAGCTAGAACATTCATACTTCAAATCCTGCAGAGATTGAAGTCCATTTAAACGATTAGTTAATCACAAAACACTTCAGAACAATGCTGATTGTAGTCCCAGTTTATCCGCTCAAATTCTGAAAATGGCACTTGAATCCTAATCTCCTGTTGTTCTGGCAAGGTTTCTACCACGAGCTATATCATGCATTTTGTAAACTGATCGAATAAGTCAACCACCAAAATGTTGCTGTCCTAAATATTAACTCATTGGCTCTCTCCAGTGTGTAAACTAATCAGTTTACAGCATTCCATATTTGATGCTTCTTGACAAATAACCACTATCTTATAttcatgtacaggtgcacaaccttttatcagaAAGCCTTGGgaacagacacttttcgtaattcgaattttttcggctttcggaatggaagatttttagcgtggattttaacggctggctcagtggtagagtgctcggctcatatccgcaaggtcgcgagtttgcgcctcgatcccggcagttactcgatcacgagtttgagtcttcaatgtagttttttcttgcagaataggagagaatagggagggttaggcttggatcattctctgcgagatgatcttagtgcgggagacaagtgtaggagaggtgtactgactgtgtgggcagaactttggaagtgattgcccaccattttcaaaagccgctgtgtctccctgtccctgggatagcagggggcgatcaaacagcacaatacccctctccccctccaactccagaggagcctgctccccgatgggccgctacggcgacaagtggcagttcgcccacagcccgagctgcgccccgtcatccgcaacccggattcctctggagttggaacggggctgggctagagttgctgctggctgtgggtctctgggatctctgtgcttgcagtgggcctgggggtcgatgtcccgttggtcctgacgtctccggtgactggcactgacctgctggcatcgccgacgtgaagacagtgcaaagcccccgcgccggtgcaatgggcggggagctggagaggggagggaaggggtcacacacatggccgggaagcagatgggtgtaggtggggtgaaactgaagggagcgacaatctgctgctgcctgcccgctgagttaaaacgttcccacggtagactcacgatacactgtgtatcgtgagtctaccgtgggaactttttaactcagcgggcaggcagcagcagattgtaaattattaaccctcccgcgcaatataccctcaccttctcttttatgaatggggatttagttggccgccctcggtgaacgtcttcaaggacctttcttcaaggaccgaaaaaatgtccggtattcggagcttttcgttatttggaatttcggataaaaggttgtgcacctgtacatggaATTACAAATAGTCTACATGGAAGCTTTAAATTATTTTACAATTCTTGATTGGAACCAGTTTGGAGAAAAACTTCAAAAGTACCGATGGAGAAATGTTCAGAACAATTcagatgatgtgtgtgtgtgtgtgtgtgtgtgagagcgcgtttgagtgtgtgcgtctgtgtctgtgcgcgcgcgtgtgtgtgtgtgtatatatatatagaatatgTTCAGAACAAGCATTTGATTGGTTAAACAGTGGCAGGATTTGGACATTTAATCTAATGCCCAATTCACCATTTTTGCAGTTACCCATTTCCACCATCAAGCTAATAATCTAGAGACACAAGGGATATTCCTTATCAAAAGTACCAAGACCATTGGATACAAGAGCAGTGCAAGAAACAGAGCAAGTCATTGTCATTGAGCAAAGACAATGTGTAGcacaaaacaaaatcaaattaGTATTATGCAGCTTTAGACTGCTGGAAATCTTGCAAGCCATCTTTTTTTAAAGGTTCAGTATTTTTAAGGGGGATAATAGATTTCTGGTTCACGGCAAATTCTTCAGCATATTACAATCTTGGCAAAATATATTGTTTTATTTAGACAAGCCAGATTTCCCATTAAATATACTACTATCTTGTCAAAGTAGCTTCTGCTTACAtctgggtttttccaaaattcaATGCAGGCAGTATCTTTTTTGCAAATGTTGCACAATGTCTGCATTGTGCCAACATTTCATGGATCTGAATTTTAGCCTTGAGGCACATTTTTACTGAACAATGCATTATTTTCATGAAAtaatcaactcaaacaaaactctgaacatttatAGATCATTgcgctttatctgcttatttatgtgtatatatatatatatatatattcaatggtatatggtcacactgatctgttctgtatttatttatttatgcctactatattctgttgtgctaaagcaaagcaagaatttcattgtcctatctaggacacatgacaataaactctcttgaatctacccCTGAATCTCTGTTCCAATTACGAATAATTTAGTTACATGGATCCAAATAGAGAATGTGGAGTGACAGCTGGTCACATGAAATTTCAAAATATCAAAACAGTACATACCAGAAATAACATGTTGACAATTTATCTATGCCTGCACATCAACAAGTTCTGGTGGCATTGGTGCTTTAGGATGCTTGTTCTCAAAGTGCTGTTTAAATGTTTTTGGATCTGGCATCTGGGTCTAATAGACAAAGTTAGAATCAAATAATCATTAAACACAACTAGAAAGCTAGATCAAAATTTAACAGTCATAACTAAATGAGATTTTAGAAATGTTATTTTCAGTTTAACACAGCTGATCTTTTcaataatatttatttttctttccaaAAGCTATAATTGAGGTCTGGTCAGTATTCTTCTCTTGAGGAGCAATATCAAACTAAGAATTACTCCAGCTCAGAAAAACCTAAGCACTTTAATACTTTCAAATAGAAATTTATGCTCTAACATAAATTGATGCAATAAAAAGAAATCACTGTGAAGCATATTTAAGGGCCAGAATCCTTCACTGTCAATCTTGCTACCATCAGGTAGTGTTTGATTAGGCAGTTTGGGTTCTCCCATGAGCCAAACTATCACTGGCGAGGAGTTTGGTTAATTTAGCTTTCCATACTGAAGACATAATTTGTTATATGGTGTCTTTTACTTATTGAGTATAAAGAATATAGCACAACTAACCAGCTCTTCCATCTTCAAAATATCTACGTCCTGCCAAAGGTTGTTGCCATTTGCACTGACTACAAAGTAGcaatttcatttatttagttagaattttaattactttaaaagttaaaaaaacagATTTATAGACAGTAAACCCTCGCAATAACAGACCTCTTtagaatggattttggttatagcggaccgaATTAGATGAAGCAATTAAATGTAattccccactttttaagaaaggaaggagagagaaaacagggattttatagaccagtttgccttacattagcagtggggaagatgctttagTCGATTATTAAAAATGTAGTAACAGCGCATTTGGGTACAACATCGGACAAAGTCAGTATGGGTTTATGAAGgggaagtcatgcttgactaatcaactggaattttttgaggatgtaacaagtagaatggataagggagagccagtggatgtggtgtatctggactttcaaaaagcttttgacaaggtcccatacaagagattaatgtgcaaaattagagcacatggtattgggggtagggtattggcatggatagagaactgttggcagacaggaagcaaagagtaggaattaacgggtccttttcagaatggcagacagtgattaGTGAGGCACgaaaaggctcagtgctgggaccccagttatttacaatatatattaacaatttagacaaaggaatcacATGTAACAtattccaagtttgtggatgacacaaagctggggggcagtgtgggctgctatgaggctgcaagctgtcttggaaaggttgggtgagtgtgcacatacatgaaagatatgcaaaaaaagtaaccatgatatgagagagagagcgaaaggaatgccagggctacttgaagtgagagaaatcaatattcataccaccgggctgtaaactgcccgaccaaaataggagatgctgttcctccaatttgcgtttagcttcactgtgacaatggagAAGACTGAGGAAAGTGGCTAGTTGTACAGGATACAGgtccaacaggcagtgaagaaagcaaatggcatgttggccttcatagcgagatgaTTTGGTCTTCGAGTAGGAGGtctgactgcagttgtacagggccctggtgagaccatacctggagtattgtgtgccattttggtgtcctattttgaggaaggacattctcgctattgggggagtgcagcgtaggtttaccaggttaattcccgggatggcgggattgacatatgatgaaagaatggattgactggggttatattcactggaatttagaatgatgaggggatcttatagaaacatataaaattcttaagggattgggcaggcgaaatgcagaaaaaatgttccccatcttgggcgagtccagaactaggggtcacagtttaagaataaggggtaggccatttaggatggagacaaggaaacattttttcacccagagtcgtgaatctgttcaattttctgccactgaaggcagtggaggccaattcactagatgttttcaagagagagttaggtatagctcttaaggctaatggaatcatgggatatggtgaaaaaagtaggaatgggggggggggggtactgattttggataatcagccatgatcatattgaatggcggtgtcagctcaaagggccgaatggcctactcctgcacctattttctatgtttctatgaatctgttGTAGAAAGAGTTTGTTGTTTCACGGAATGACCATTAGGTGAATGGAGCgattctttgtttagtttagttttagggaTGCTGGCACAGTACGTTGATGTTGCTATTTTTTCTACTGTCCTAGTAGAAGTCTTTTGAAAACTTGAAGAATTACACATTTgagctaatttagtttagtatagagatacagcatggaaacactgagtctgcgctgaccagtgatcacttcGTATGTGGGGTGGAGCTGGTGTGACAGGGCACCCGGGGGGAGgggaccaggatcgaacccgggcccccGGCTCCACCAGTAACCCACACAACTTGCATAGCCAATCAAACCACAAATGTGCACGTCTCcataacatgggaggaaacctgagcatctggaggaaacctacgTTGTCACAGgaagcaccagagatcaggaccAAACTCAAGTCCCTGGCGCTATAAGGTGGCACCACTACCACGTCCCAAGACATTGTGTATTTTATGTGCTTCactgtttattgtgtattgtatgtttATTGGTTGTTTTTTCCAATAGTGCTGTACATATGAACCCCCTTATTCAGTTAGAGCAGACAATTGGTAATAATGGACACTATCTCTCCCCGTGTGGTCTGTTATAGCGAGGGTTTACCAGACAGTGAACAATTTCCACCTGCAATATTTTATGGTCTGAGAACTAAAGGACAGTCAATACTGAAGGGAATCAAAATGTGTTAAGATAAATTTATATATAAAGAGTTTGGGATTTATTTGAGCCCAAGCAGAGAATTTAAAGTAATTGGTACAAAATTACATAAATAATTAAAATCCAGGCCATGTAAAGACAACATTGTATAACTAAACGAGTGAAAGAAACCTAACTTACAAAACGGATTTGTGCATGGGCTTAATTGTATAGATTCTAGTCCATAAGGCATATTTGCCATTTTTTCCATTAATAAAGATTAACTGTTGTCACACTTCATTAGGTCCTAAACTAGGACGTAGAGCTGTTCAGAAGAATGCTTTGTCCCCAGCTCCCCTTACCCTACAGACAGAACAAGTGTAGACAAGAGCTGCTTTTGCAGCAGTCTTCTGATCATGTCCCgatttttttttctgttcagCCTGCTTCTTTGCATTCCGCTGCTGGGACTGCAACTTCTGATGTCCACGGGCCATACCTAAGTAGACAAAATAATAAAAGCTGTAGTATTGGTCAGCTACATGTAGATAGTtccaatcaaagatcctatagcaaacaagatagatcactcgacgaaaaagacgtagtacggtcatgggcagattcatgggtaattttcggccccatttccgtaaccggcttccgtctccgcaccaaagaacaccccataggatactagtgcagagacggaagccggttacggaaacatcctcgtacaaataaaagttatttgggataaatcttctcctcatttttagaattataatttattaacacaaattgttcccccgcaatgctgattacactgcgaggcgggtcgggttgggttactgaaatggatgaaaaaaaggccaacGTTTAGCCCcgctgcgtactacacgtcagcccattgtatttagaaggagtggtctatcttgcttgctataggatctttagtTCCAATAGCACAGGTATATCACATCTCCCAAGCCATGTCCAGGTAACAAATcataaaacaaaaacacttttccaCCTTAATCATGGATTCATGAAGCTTATGAAAAAAGGCACTCATTCAGTGTCCCCCACACCACCTCGAGGCATGGTGACTGAAACTATATATAAAATGCCATGGTTACAACTTTAGCATCAGCTGCACTTacctctggcaataggtttaaaaaaaacatatgcaTGAACTACTTTCAGTCCTGCTATCTTCAGCATCTGTAGTAATATATCTCAGGATCCTTCATGTCTCCACTTTTTACTAGTTATGATTTTGTGCAATTCTTGCCTTGTCTGCCACCTTTAATTACAACCCCCTCAATTGCCTTTTCCATTTAAATTCAAATCATTCATTTCATTTGGACTTTAAAAAGTCGGAATTGCAAGACCTGTTGAACCCCACTGTGAGAGAGGTAATACAGCAGCCTAGACCATCAAGTAGTCAGTACGTTTATGATGATCATTTAATTAATTTCAACAGCTTGTTCTAAGAAGCAATAAACTGCAACAAAATTGTGCAATATTTAATACAAACATAGGTTTGAAAGCAAATAGAACaatttgctggagaaactcagcaagttggGTAGCAGCTGAGGTTTTGACATATCTTGAACATTCCTTTACGCCCAGAGATGTTGGTCAACTCACAAAGCTCCTCCAGTAGACTGTTT
This genomic stretch from Amblyraja radiata isolate CabotCenter1 chromosome 4, sAmbRad1.1.pri, whole genome shotgun sequence harbors:
- the znf706 gene encoding zinc finger protein 706, which translates into the protein MARGHQKLQSQQRNAKKQAEQKKKSGHDQKTAAKAALVYTCSVCRTQMPDPKTFKQHFENKHPKAPMPPELVDVQA